The following proteins come from a genomic window of Bacteroidales bacterium:
- the truA gene encoding tRNA pseudouridine(38-40) synthase TruA, with the protein MPYRYFIQLSYDGSSYSGWQIQPNALTIQALVEDGLGKLLGQKTSVTGCGRTDSGVHAKKFFAHFDVENPVSSPEQLAYKLDRFLPDTIGIEAVIPVSAGSHARFSAEWREYQYTIIQKKDPFLISKAALIPWKLDLDLMNKGAQSLMLYSDFECFSKVKTDVSNFRCRIIAANWTQSGHILVFHVRADRFLRNMVRAMVGTLLDLGRGKINMDDLHSILESHDRRKAGTSVPAKGLVLWDVNYKDEIFIQKAEWFSYECPDEIESHNNNNSKFHHGSGKEAYE; encoded by the coding sequence ATGCCATACAGGTACTTCATTCAACTTTCATACGATGGTTCGTCCTATAGCGGATGGCAGATTCAGCCCAATGCCTTGACTATTCAGGCTCTTGTGGAGGATGGTTTGGGAAAACTACTCGGACAAAAAACTTCAGTGACCGGATGTGGCAGAACAGATTCAGGTGTACATGCAAAGAAGTTTTTTGCTCACTTTGATGTGGAGAATCCTGTTTCATCACCTGAACAACTGGCGTATAAATTAGACCGGTTTCTTCCTGATACTATCGGAATAGAGGCTGTAATTCCTGTTTCAGCAGGAAGTCATGCCCGCTTTAGCGCGGAATGGCGAGAATACCAATACACCATCATCCAGAAAAAGGATCCCTTCCTGATTTCAAAAGCTGCGCTAATTCCGTGGAAACTTGACCTGGATCTTATGAATAAAGGAGCCCAATCACTTATGCTTTATTCAGATTTTGAATGTTTCAGTAAAGTGAAAACCGATGTTTCTAATTTTCGTTGCAGGATTATCGCTGCTAATTGGACTCAATCAGGGCATATCCTGGTATTTCATGTCAGAGCGGACCGTTTCCTCAGGAATATGGTTAGGGCAATGGTTGGAACTTTGTTAGACTTGGGAAGAGGAAAAATCAATATGGATGATTTACATTCTATATTGGAGAGCCACGACAGAAGAAAAGCCGGAACTTCTGTTCCAGCAAAGGGTCTGGTTCTATGGGATGTAAATTACAAGGATGAAATATTTATTCAAAAAGCAGAATGGTTTTCATATGAGTGCCCTGATGAAATAGAATCCCATAATAATAACAACTCCAAGTTTCATCATGGTTCCGGCAAGGAAGCCTATGAATGA
- a CDS encoding arginine--tRNA ligase, translating to MIEEKLTKKAAEAVAFLYNLSVSPAQIQLQKTRKEFEGEYTIVVFPFTKMSRKSPEITALEIGEFMKKEMGEIESFNVIKGFLNIGLSTAYWVEFFNEYSITENYGFKQVDEKQPVVVEFSSPNTNKPLHLGHIRNNLLGFSLSRILEANGNPVKKVNLVNDRGIHICKSMLAWKYWGNGETPESSGLKGDHLVGKYYVIFDKQFKAQVAEAVAAGMNADDAAKQSLLMKEAQEMLRKWEAHDPETLQLWEMMNQWVYDGFHLTYQALGIEFDKTYYESKTYLLGKKIVEEGLQKGVLQQREDGSVWIDLSDAGLDEKLLLRSDGTSVYITQDLGTAQQRNDEFHPRQLVYVVGNEQEYHFQVLKQVLKHLGRDWSDAIYHLSYGMVELPEGKMKSREGTVVDADDLMQSMFETAETTTRELGKVDDFSEEEALGLFRKIGLGALKYFILKVDPRKNMLFNPSESIDFNGNTGPFIQYTYARIQSVLRNAERSGLSSEVRNFDNITISGQEKSVIRILHDFPGILNEAGIEHSPALIANYVYELACEYNRFYHDITILKEENEILRNFRLQLCIFTGNVIRNSMWLLGIEVPQRM from the coding sequence ATGATTGAAGAAAAACTTACCAAAAAGGCGGCAGAGGCTGTAGCATTTCTTTATAATCTATCTGTTTCACCAGCTCAAATACAACTTCAAAAGACCCGTAAAGAATTTGAAGGTGAGTATACTATAGTGGTATTCCCTTTCACAAAAATGTCCAGAAAATCCCCTGAAATTACTGCTCTTGAGATCGGTGAATTTATGAAGAAGGAGATGGGAGAAATAGAGTCTTTCAATGTTATAAAGGGCTTTTTGAATATTGGTTTATCAACTGCTTATTGGGTTGAGTTCTTCAATGAATATTCAATTACTGAGAATTATGGTTTTAAACAGGTGGATGAGAAACAACCTGTTGTAGTTGAGTTTTCTTCACCCAACACCAACAAGCCTTTACATCTTGGTCATATTAGAAACAATCTTCTGGGTTTTTCCCTTTCACGCATACTTGAAGCCAATGGAAACCCTGTGAAAAAGGTAAACCTGGTGAATGACAGGGGCATCCATATCTGTAAAAGTATGTTAGCCTGGAAGTACTGGGGGAATGGTGAAACACCTGAGAGCAGCGGACTGAAAGGTGATCATTTAGTAGGAAAATACTATGTTATTTTCGATAAACAATTTAAAGCCCAGGTTGCTGAAGCTGTTGCAGCAGGCATGAATGCTGACGATGCAGCTAAACAGTCTCTTCTGATGAAAGAAGCACAGGAAATGCTTCGCAAATGGGAGGCTCATGATCCGGAAACCCTTCAGTTGTGGGAAATGATGAATCAATGGGTATATGATGGATTCCATCTTACCTATCAGGCACTTGGAATTGAATTCGATAAGACTTATTACGAATCAAAGACCTACCTCCTGGGAAAGAAAATTGTGGAAGAGGGTTTGCAGAAAGGTGTTTTACAACAAAGGGAAGATGGTTCTGTCTGGATTGACCTTTCCGATGCAGGCCTCGATGAAAAGCTCCTGTTACGTTCTGATGGTACTTCTGTATACATCACTCAAGATCTGGGAACCGCCCAGCAGCGCAACGATGAATTTCATCCCAGGCAACTGGTTTATGTTGTCGGGAATGAACAGGAATATCATTTCCAGGTTCTGAAGCAGGTGCTCAAGCATTTAGGAAGGGATTGGTCTGATGCCATTTACCATCTCTCCTATGGCATGGTTGAGTTGCCTGAAGGGAAGATGAAATCCAGAGAGGGTACGGTCGTTGATGCTGATGACCTTATGCAGTCGATGTTTGAAACAGCGGAAACTACTACAAGGGAATTGGGAAAGGTTGATGATTTCAGCGAAGAAGAAGCATTGGGTTTATTCAGAAAAATCGGCTTAGGAGCTTTGAAGTACTTTATCCTAAAGGTGGATCCCCGGAAGAATATGCTTTTCAACCCTTCAGAATCTATTGATTTCAACGGGAATACCGGCCCATTTATTCAATATACCTATGCCAGGATTCAATCAGTTTTGAGAAATGCAGAACGATCCGGATTGTCATCCGAGGTTAGAAATTTTGACAACATCACTATTTCGGGACAGGAAAAATCGGTTATCAGGATATTACATGATTTTCCGGGCATCCTTAATGAAGCCGGTATTGAACATAGTCCGGCTTTGATTGCCAATTATGTTTATGAGTTAGCCTGCGAATACAATCGCTTTTATCATGATATCACAATCCTTAAAGAAGAAAATGAGATTTTGAGAAATTTCAGGTTGCAATTATGCATCTTCACAGGGAATGTGATCCGTAATTCAATGTGGCTTCTGGGGATAGAAGTACCCCAGCGCATGTGA
- a CDS encoding ATP-binding protein: MPQQHSRITHQAEPSDGHIRKLISQGEHQQLDFKFGINDSRKIARTLVAFANTDGGRLLIGVKDNGSIAGVRSEEEFYMVQAASELYTKPQVPFEVKEWTIDGRKVLEIIVQKSEGELYLAPDKNKQYLAYIRVKDENFTVNSVWIKAYKWKKNPAGVFIRYSQHEMTLLHFLEENPSITLTRYCKLTGLARREAENIVAGFLAIDMLGIIFSESGTSYSLSDKYLSMTPEERKTQILQVSSSKTKT; encoded by the coding sequence ATGCCTCAACAACATTCCCGGATCACACACCAGGCAGAACCTTCAGATGGGCATATCCGGAAATTGATATCCCAGGGAGAGCATCAGCAACTTGATTTCAAATTTGGGATCAATGATTCAAGAAAAATTGCCCGCACATTGGTAGCTTTTGCCAATACCGATGGGGGCAGATTACTTATTGGGGTTAAGGATAACGGCAGTATCGCCGGGGTTAGAAGTGAGGAAGAATTCTATATGGTGCAGGCAGCATCAGAACTTTATACCAAGCCCCAGGTTCCATTTGAGGTTAAGGAATGGACCATCGATGGAAGAAAAGTTTTGGAAATTATTGTTCAAAAAAGTGAAGGAGAACTTTACCTGGCACCTGATAAGAATAAACAATACCTGGCCTACATCCGGGTGAAAGATGAAAACTTTACAGTAAACAGTGTCTGGATTAAAGCCTATAAATGGAAGAAAAACCCGGCAGGAGTATTTATTCGTTATTCTCAGCATGAGATGACTCTCCTCCATTTCCTTGAAGAGAACCCTTCAATAACATTGACAAGGTATTGTAAACTTACAGGACTTGCGCGAAGAGAAGCCGAAAATATTGTAGCAGGATTCCTGGCCATTGATATGCTTGGCATTATCTTCTCAGAGAGTGGCACATCTTATTCATTATCTGACAAATACCTCTCGATGACACCTGAAGAAAGAAAAACACAAATACTTCAGGTTTCGTCCAGCAAAACCAAGACATGA
- a CDS encoding NADH-quinone oxidoreductase subunit E, translating into MEQLQLKKVDIIFGWDEKVTPIDVYDKTIKKSADSIILDMIDSGLKGRGGAGFPTGLKWKFTRNEDSDAKYVICNADEGEPGTFKDREILDRVPEKVFTGMAICAYVIGAREGYIYVRGEYNFLLKSLQKKVDLFNQQLAERKSDFTIYLRSGSGAYVCGEESALFESMEGKRGEPRNKPPYPTVSGYNGKPTVINNVETLVYTCEICRMGSEKFKSFGTFDSRGSKVFSVSGDTPTPGIYELELGMPLKDFVEEFADGDAKAVQIGGASGHCVPRKKFNETIIGFEGIPTGGSMMIFNSTRSMYNVLHDYLEFFTEESCGQCTPCRVGCQQLLKGIEAVKKGEKSPTYLEDLKKLTLTMKIAAKCGLGQSVANPFISIVDNFKEEIIY; encoded by the coding sequence ATGGAACAATTACAACTTAAGAAAGTTGACATCATTTTTGGCTGGGACGAAAAAGTTACCCCAATAGATGTTTATGATAAAACCATAAAAAAATCAGCCGACAGCATTATCCTGGATATGATTGATTCAGGTTTGAAAGGCCGTGGAGGTGCAGGCTTCCCTACTGGTTTAAAATGGAAATTTACCAGGAATGAAGATTCCGATGCAAAATATGTGATCTGCAATGCAGATGAAGGAGAACCCGGAACTTTTAAGGATAGGGAAATCCTCGACAGGGTCCCGGAAAAAGTATTCACCGGGATGGCTATTTGCGCATATGTGATTGGCGCCAGGGAAGGTTATATTTATGTGAGGGGTGAATATAATTTCTTACTTAAAAGTCTGCAGAAAAAAGTGGATCTCTTCAACCAGCAACTCGCTGAACGAAAATCAGATTTCACTATTTACCTGAGGTCCGGAAGTGGGGCTTATGTTTGTGGTGAAGAGAGTGCATTATTTGAATCCATGGAAGGAAAACGCGGAGAACCCAGGAATAAACCTCCTTACCCTACCGTATCAGGATACAATGGCAAGCCAACTGTGATCAATAATGTTGAAACACTTGTCTATACTTGCGAAATTTGCAGGATGGGCTCCGAAAAATTCAAGTCTTTCGGAACATTCGATTCACGCGGTTCTAAAGTATTTTCTGTTTCAGGTGACACTCCTACCCCAGGGATTTATGAACTGGAACTCGGTATGCCTCTGAAAGACTTCGTAGAAGAATTCGCTGACGGTGATGCCAAAGCGGTTCAAATCGGAGGAGCTTCCGGACATTGCGTTCCCAGGAAAAAATTCAATGAAACGATTATCGGCTTCGAAGGTATTCCTACCGGAGGATCCATGATGATCTTCAACTCCACCCGTTCAATGTATAATGTGCTGCACGATTACCTTGAATTCTTCACTGAAGAATCATGCGGACAATGCACACCATGCCGCGTAGGATGCCAGCAACTCCTTAAAGGAATCGAAGCCGTCAAGAAAGGTGAAAAATCTCCTACCTACCTCGAAGATCTGAAAAAACTGACTTTAACCATGAAAATTGCCGCTAAGTGCGGACTGGGCCAGTCAGTGGCAAATCCATTCATCTCGATTGTTGACAACTTCAAGGAAGAGATCATTTACTAA
- the yaaA gene encoding peroxide stress protein YaaA, translating to MIVVLSPAKSLNFDSNSPVSDYTLPQFGEKARLLAAKLKKLGPVKLARLLNISPQLALLNAGRYSVWHLATEPGHGKQAIFAFDGDVYDGLEAGSMTSTEIHFAQEHIRILSGLYGVLRPLDLIVPYRMEMGIPFAINKHKDLYQFWGKQPANLILKELETQDNPLVINLASQEYYKVIDKKLKNIRVITPVFKEQKGDEYKVLSFFAKRARGMMARFIIRHNISDPEHLKAFDDAGYIFNAALSNSSNWVFTRGQSQV from the coding sequence ATGATTGTAGTACTCTCTCCAGCCAAAAGCCTTAATTTTGATTCGAATAGCCCCGTCTCGGATTATACCCTGCCTCAATTTGGAGAGAAAGCGAGATTATTGGCTGCTAAATTGAAAAAACTGGGCCCTGTTAAGTTAGCCCGCTTACTGAATATCTCTCCACAACTTGCCCTTCTCAATGCCGGAAGGTATTCTGTCTGGCACCTGGCTACAGAGCCAGGGCATGGGAAACAAGCTATATTTGCTTTCGATGGGGATGTTTATGATGGACTTGAAGCAGGTTCAATGACTTCAACCGAAATCCATTTTGCCCAGGAACACATCCGAATCTTATCCGGACTCTATGGTGTATTAAGGCCACTGGACCTGATTGTACCATACAGGATGGAAATGGGAATTCCTTTTGCGATTAACAAGCATAAAGACCTTTATCAATTTTGGGGAAAACAGCCGGCTAACCTGATCCTGAAGGAGTTGGAAACACAGGATAATCCATTGGTTATCAACCTCGCATCCCAGGAATATTATAAGGTGATCGATAAAAAACTTAAAAACATAAGGGTCATTACCCCTGTTTTTAAGGAACAAAAAGGAGATGAATACAAAGTCCTCAGCTTTTTTGCAAAAAGAGCAAGGGGAATGATGGCAAGGTTTATCATCCGGCACAATATCTCTGATCCTGAACATTTAAAAGCCTTTGATGATGCGGGATACATTTTTAATGCAGCATTATCAAATTCCTCCAACTGGGTTTTTACCAGGGGACAGTCACAGGTTTAA
- the msrB gene encoding peptide-methionine (R)-S-oxide reductase MsrB — MEYEISKTDAEWKKELSPTQFEVLRNKATERPYTGIYDKFNKPGTYYCAACGAELFKSSTKFDAGCGWPSFYDPSKPHQVKEIPDNSHGMVRMEVVCAKCGGHLGHVFDDGPEPTGKRYCINSVSLEFRTE, encoded by the coding sequence ATGGAATACGAGATAAGCAAAACAGATGCTGAGTGGAAAAAGGAACTTAGTCCAACTCAGTTTGAGGTTCTTAGAAACAAAGCCACGGAAAGACCTTATACAGGCATTTATGATAAGTTTAACAAGCCTGGTACTTACTATTGTGCAGCTTGCGGTGCAGAGTTGTTCAAATCGAGTACCAAGTTTGATGCAGGTTGTGGTTGGCCTTCCTTCTACGATCCTTCAAAACCCCACCAGGTAAAAGAAATCCCTGACAACAGCCATGGTATGGTTAGGATGGAAGTGGTATGCGCCAAATGCGGAGGACACCTGGGTCATGTTTTTGACGATGGACCGGAACCTACAGGGAAACGTTATTGTATCAATTCTGTCAGTCTTGAATTCAGAACTGAATAG
- a CDS encoding NAD(P)H-dependent oxidoreductase subunit E: MTNTENLVHELVEKHGRDRNSLMPILQGLVSQEKFLSEEAMIAIAKELDLSAADVYGTASFYTFLDTVPRGKNIIRICKTISCHMRNKDEIIAVLEDQLKVKVGETTHDKRFTLLTANCLGWCHKGPVMLVNDEVFPEVTPQKAIEIVEEYIKKSN, translated from the coding sequence ATGACAAACACTGAAAATTTAGTTCATGAACTTGTAGAAAAGCATGGTCGTGATCGCAATTCCCTGATGCCAATATTACAGGGGTTAGTTTCACAGGAGAAATTTCTTTCTGAAGAAGCTATGATTGCGATTGCAAAGGAGTTGGACCTATCAGCTGCCGATGTTTACGGAACTGCATCTTTCTATACTTTCCTGGATACGGTTCCAAGAGGTAAAAACATCATCCGGATTTGTAAAACTATTTCCTGTCACATGCGCAATAAGGATGAAATTATTGCCGTCCTGGAGGATCAACTGAAAGTGAAGGTGGGTGAAACAACACATGACAAGAGATTTACCTTGTTAACAGCCAATTGCCTGGGCTGGTGCCATAAAGGTCCCGTTATGCTGGTAAATGATGAGGTTTTCCCTGAAGTTACCCCTCAGAAAGCCATTGAGATCGTTGAAGAATATATTAAGAAATCAAATTAG
- a CDS encoding DUF456 domain-containing protein → MDITLIIIGSILLLAGLAGCLLPVLPGPPLAYGSLLLLQFTEKEPFSVNFLVIWAIVTTIVVLADYYIPIWGTKRFGGTKGGTWGATIGLVLGLFLFPPFGIIIGPFVGAYLGELINGQDNKLALRSAIGSFIGFLAGTMMKLGVVIIMGFYFIRALI, encoded by the coding sequence ATGGATATTACACTGATCATTATAGGAAGCATTTTGTTACTTGCAGGATTAGCAGGATGTTTGCTTCCGGTACTACCTGGTCCACCCCTGGCCTATGGAAGTTTGTTGCTATTGCAATTCACTGAGAAAGAACCGTTTTCAGTGAATTTCCTGGTCATATGGGCGATAGTTACCACAATTGTAGTACTGGCCGATTATTATATTCCCATTTGGGGAACGAAACGATTTGGTGGAACAAAAGGAGGAACATGGGGAGCAACCATAGGACTGGTACTGGGACTTTTTCTCTTCCCCCCGTTTGGCATTATCATCGGTCCTTTTGTAGGAGCCTACTTAGGAGAACTCATCAATGGACAGGATAATAAACTTGCCCTGCGTTCTGCCATTGGCTCATTCATAGGCTTCCTTGCCGGAACCATGATGAAACTTGGAGTTGTTATTATTATGGGATTCTATTTCATCAGGGCACTCATATGA
- a CDS encoding GTPase: MRRNVIIIGAAGRDFHNFNTFFRGKSEYNVVAFTAAQIPDIDGRKYPKELAGADLYPDGIPIFAESDLPKLIKDLKVLDCVFSYSDVPYQRVMNMSAAVNAAGANFILLGPGETMIPSTKPLIAVGATRTGCGKSQTSRRIIEILMAKGLKVVAVRHPMPYGDLNAQKVQRFAKVEDLAKHKCTIEEMEEYEPHVVRGNVIYAGVDYEAILRAAENDPDGCDVVLWDGGNNDFPFYKPDLTVGVADPHRPGAEISYYPGEVVARMSDVIVINKIDSADIANIQKVRDNIAKINPNAKIIDGASPLTVDKPELIRGKRVLVVEDGPTLTHGEMKIGAGTVAANKYGAAELVDPRPYAVGKLAETFKIYPNIGTLLPAMGYGEEQTRDLEKTIANTPCDAVVIATPIDLKRIVKIDKPTVKVGYDLQEIGKPDLTDILDEFVKKHNLVK, translated from the coding sequence ATGCGACGAAACGTAATCATCATCGGAGCAGCAGGACGTGATTTTCACAATTTCAACACTTTTTTCAGGGGAAAATCTGAATATAATGTTGTTGCTTTCACTGCCGCCCAGATTCCTGACATTGATGGCCGTAAGTATCCAAAAGAATTAGCTGGTGCCGACCTCTACCCTGATGGAATTCCAATTTTTGCTGAATCTGACCTTCCAAAGTTAATTAAAGACTTGAAAGTACTGGATTGCGTTTTCTCATACAGTGATGTTCCTTACCAGAGAGTCATGAATATGAGTGCCGCAGTTAATGCAGCCGGAGCCAATTTTATTTTACTGGGACCTGGTGAAACCATGATCCCCAGTACAAAACCATTGATCGCAGTTGGTGCTACACGCACAGGTTGCGGAAAAAGTCAGACTTCCCGCAGGATAATCGAAATCCTGATGGCTAAAGGCTTGAAAGTGGTTGCAGTACGCCATCCTATGCCTTATGGTGACCTCAATGCACAGAAAGTACAGCGCTTTGCAAAAGTGGAAGACCTTGCTAAACATAAATGTACCATTGAAGAAATGGAAGAATATGAACCTCATGTGGTCCGTGGAAATGTGATCTATGCAGGGGTGGATTATGAAGCAATTCTTCGTGCAGCAGAAAACGATCCTGATGGATGTGATGTAGTGTTATGGGATGGTGGAAATAATGATTTTCCTTTCTATAAACCGGACCTCACAGTAGGTGTTGCCGACCCACATCGCCCGGGTGCTGAAATTTCCTATTATCCTGGTGAAGTTGTAGCTCGTATGTCAGATGTAATCGTAATCAATAAGATTGATTCTGCTGATATAGCCAATATTCAGAAAGTTCGCGATAACATCGCAAAAATCAATCCTAATGCCAAGATTATTGACGGCGCATCACCATTAACTGTTGATAAACCAGAACTTATCCGCGGAAAAAGAGTTCTTGTGGTTGAAGATGGCCCAACATTAACACACGGTGAAATGAAAATCGGTGCCGGAACAGTTGCTGCCAACAAATATGGAGCTGCTGAACTGGTCGATCCTCGTCCTTATGCCGTTGGGAAACTGGCCGAAACATTCAAAATCTATCCAAATATTGGCACTTTGCTGCCAGCTATGGGATATGGTGAAGAACAAACCCGCGACCTGGAAAAAACAATTGCCAACACTCCTTGTGATGCTGTTGTAATTGCAACTCCAATTGACCTGAAACGTATTGTAAAAATTGACAAACCTACCGTGAAGGTTGGTTATGACCTCCAGGAAATCGGCAAACCCGATCTAACCGATATCCTTGATGAGTTTGTCAAAAAACACAACCTCGTTAAATAA
- a CDS encoding peptidase C1 — MKRAILLFLFLSLIFVINAQQPVPNKGIFKVYEPGYFQNSILKGVEEFESSRVIAKEKKTFKADPANLKIPKSKDDFKTYWHNPPISQGNTNTCWSFSTTSFLESEAYRLSGKKVRISEMYTVYCEYLERAEAWVDTRGEMFFGEGSEGNAVTKIWRKTGCIPYEAYTGLLNGQSFYSHEKMFEELKGYADFVKKNNLWDKAAVISNFKSILNHYMGEPPTVVTVDGKTYTPAQYLSDYLKMNPDDYCDVMSYMQQPYWQKVEYEVPDNWWHNKDYYNLPLDDYMKVIRNAISKGYTFAIGGDVSEAGFLAREANAAIVPTFDIPSANIDENARQFRFSNETTTDDHGMHVVGYLEKDGTTWFLVKDSGAGSRTGGREKNANFGYYFFHEDYIKLKIMDIMVHKDMMKEYLPKFPNK, encoded by the coding sequence ATGAAAAGAGCCATCCTGCTATTTTTATTTCTCAGCCTGATTTTCGTTATTAATGCACAGCAACCTGTCCCGAATAAAGGGATATTCAAAGTTTACGAACCAGGATATTTTCAGAACTCTATTCTGAAGGGTGTTGAGGAATTTGAATCCTCCAGGGTAATTGCTAAAGAGAAAAAAACATTTAAAGCAGATCCTGCAAATCTTAAGATCCCAAAATCAAAGGATGATTTCAAAACCTATTGGCATAATCCCCCTATTTCCCAGGGAAATACCAATACCTGCTGGAGTTTTTCCACTACATCATTTCTTGAATCAGAAGCTTATCGGCTCAGTGGGAAAAAAGTGCGAATCTCTGAGATGTATACTGTGTATTGTGAATACCTGGAACGGGCGGAAGCCTGGGTTGATACCCGGGGTGAGATGTTTTTCGGAGAAGGTTCTGAAGGTAACGCCGTGACGAAAATATGGAGAAAAACAGGCTGTATTCCCTATGAAGCTTATACAGGATTATTAAATGGCCAGTCTTTCTATTCCCATGAGAAAATGTTCGAGGAATTGAAAGGATATGCTGATTTCGTTAAAAAGAATAATCTGTGGGATAAAGCTGCTGTTATCAGTAATTTCAAGAGTATTCTCAATCATTATATGGGTGAACCGCCAACAGTTGTTACCGTTGATGGGAAAACTTATACTCCGGCCCAATATCTATCCGATTACCTGAAAATGAACCCTGATGATTATTGTGATGTAATGAGCTATATGCAGCAACCTTATTGGCAGAAAGTTGAATATGAAGTTCCTGATAACTGGTGGCATAATAAGGATTATTATAACTTACCCCTGGATGATTACATGAAAGTAATCAGGAATGCTATTTCCAAAGGGTATACTTTTGCCATCGGGGGAGATGTTTCAGAGGCTGGATTTTTAGCCAGGGAAGCAAATGCTGCTATCGTACCAACTTTTGACATCCCATCAGCAAATATTGATGAAAATGCACGCCAATTCAGGTTTAGTAATGAAACAACAACCGATGACCATGGAATGCATGTGGTAGGATATCTTGAAAAAGACGGAACTACCTGGTTTCTCGTAAAGGATTCAGGAGCAGGCAGCCGGACCGGTGGCAGAGAGAAAAATGCCAATTTCGGATACTATTTCTTCCATGAAGACTATATTAAACTGAAAATCATGGATATCATGGTCCATAAAGACATGATGAAAGAATACCTTCCAAAATTTCCTAACAAATAA
- a CDS encoding diacylglycerol kinase family protein, with amino-acid sequence MKFSIKKQFRSFGFAFAGIKYFLKTQQNAWVQIIIAIIALLLSAFFSVNTIEWCVVLICIGAVLGMEAMNTAIEKLCDTLHPGLNEGIKRVKDTAAGAVLIVSFIAVIIGLIIFVPYFIALFNL; translated from the coding sequence ATGAAATTCTCTATTAAAAAACAGTTCAGAAGTTTTGGATTTGCTTTTGCCGGGATAAAGTACTTTCTTAAAACCCAGCAAAATGCATGGGTACAGATAATCATTGCTATTATAGCCCTTCTATTGTCAGCATTTTTCAGTGTGAACACCATTGAATGGTGCGTTGTATTAATATGTATTGGGGCTGTTCTGGGAATGGAAGCAATGAATACAGCCATCGAAAAACTGTGCGACACCTTACATCCTGGCTTAAATGAGGGAATAAAAAGGGTTAAAGATACGGCCGCCGGGGCAGTACTCATCGTTTCATTTATTGCAGTGATCATTGGTCTGATTATCTTTGTACCTTATTTTATCGCTCTCTTTAATCTTTAA
- a CDS encoding aspartate carbamoyltransferase regulatory subunit yields the protein MENKKQLNVTAIENGTVIDHIPANNVFKVLHILDIENNKNQVLFGDNLVSKKHGRKGLIKVSNTFFDKNEINKIALVAPTATIIEIRDFEVISKKQVQVPDTIVNIVKCFNPNCITNVEQISTRFTVIDKETLKLQCHYCEKITVRNNIVFL from the coding sequence ATGGAAAATAAGAAACAACTTAATGTAACAGCCATTGAAAACGGGACTGTTATTGATCATATTCCAGCAAACAATGTTTTTAAAGTCCTTCATATCCTGGATATAGAAAACAATAAGAACCAGGTGCTTTTTGGCGACAACCTTGTCAGCAAGAAACATGGCAGGAAGGGCCTGATTAAGGTTAGCAACACATTTTTCGATAAAAATGAAATCAACAAAATAGCTTTGGTTGCCCCAACAGCCACGATTATTGAGATTCGGGATTTTGAAGTAATTTCAAAAAAACAGGTCCAGGTTCCTGATACGATTGTAAATATTGTGAAATGTTTCAACCCCAATTGTATCACGAATGTTGAACAAATTTCAACCCGGTTCACAGTGATAGATAAGGAAACCTTAAAATTACAATGTCATTACTGTGAAAAAATAACTGTAAGGAATAATATTGTTTTCTTATAG